One Tomitella gaofuii DNA segment encodes these proteins:
- a CDS encoding DUF2530 domain-containing protein, which translates to MTDQQPGAPDEPHAPRTAAAPTGADGAPERPTLPAAALDPRPVVAAGFGAWIIATVLILATQGTSASALPVCYAGLVIGALGTAVFLVQRRGARSGRKGAQQGLT; encoded by the coding sequence GTGACCGACCAGCAACCCGGCGCCCCGGACGAACCTCACGCACCGCGCACCGCTGCGGCGCCCACCGGCGCCGACGGTGCGCCGGAACGGCCGACGCTCCCCGCCGCCGCGCTGGATCCCCGGCCCGTCGTCGCCGCCGGCTTCGGCGCCTGGATCATCGCGACCGTCCTCATTCTCGCCACCCAGGGAACCTCGGCGAGCGCGCTCCCGGTCTGCTACGCGGGGCTGGTCATCGGCGCGCTCGGCACCGCAGTCTTCCTGGTGCAACGGCGTGGCGCGCGGTCGGGGCGCAAGGGCGCCCAGCAGGGCCTGACCTGA
- a CDS encoding sacsin N-terminal ATP-binding-like domain-containing protein yields MTTDRVAGRLDAPPGKGDPFDPDDPFDTADLRDATLESWRRSPTRLREDAAAEADLRRGGYRDRVLTELAQNAADAAAEAGVAGELTVAVESGRDGDELRVANTGEPLSRAGVTTLCALRASEKTGGVGRFGVGFTAVTALGDSAEIRSRHGGIVFSAECTRAALAEAGVTEPAEGVPMLRLPWPSSTAPQAGADTEVVVGLHTGVDPAAVTESFCTEAPELLLELPALTAIRVGDRRWTRVDETIGTGARDGTAGDGVQGAVLCYRRIRDSAGGVATWLEASVPGARWLVRMEAGAVVAGGPDVVRAPTRSDEELSLPALLIVDAPMAPDRRRLMPGTELSAAASHYPDLVCAAPAGDRLRLVPEVGFPRGPVDARVRDDITAALRTRRWLPTVQGRDAAGGTAIIVPGLTGDLASVLRDTVDSLVVPEFSGPRAQALLAPYGVRILDAAGLVELLTGVDRPPSWWGRLYAALAPLAADSAVLDQLGALPVPLADGRTVTGPRTVVIGDDLPADAQGRVPADGASAGVDPDASAVPVLPWVRLVHPAAAHGLLLRLGAAQTGTGELLADPALRAAVEDELESALTGEFPAGDRDTPAGGAAEGVSGLVDAVLRLVRLSAAGDGSPEFLPDWLGMLPLPDACGELRAADELLAPGAPLAEVLVEDSPFGILEAGVVDEYGIDTVRAVGVGWGFSVVRDDAPTGPDHDLDEETAWWSALDDEPETLVAVRDLDLVDPHRWGAALRVLADDARIRPLLDDRDGYTAWWLRRHAQIGVTPVAALRGDDPTFEGLLDVFPGPEASAAHSAGPSGDLRAAMGRGVLARGTVDSVGLARTLIRRLADPARTPSPAVIVHAHRLLAEALDDGMVDLDDLAPPDFVRAVDGSVVAASEALVLDRPWLAAVVPQRRSVVGTVARAGALADLLDVETASRAVRVSVTSSGRRSTWEAEPGAVVAAVQAGVELPHGALVVHEDGLAVHVEVEGEELRKATVPWWIDGEGTVHTDGAWQAAVAGVAASQRG; encoded by the coding sequence GTGACGACTGACCGCGTAGCGGGTCGCCTGGACGCCCCGCCGGGGAAAGGGGACCCGTTCGATCCGGATGACCCGTTCGACACCGCGGACCTCCGCGACGCGACGCTGGAATCGTGGCGGCGCTCGCCGACGCGGCTCCGGGAGGACGCCGCGGCGGAGGCGGATCTCCGCCGCGGCGGATACCGGGACCGCGTCCTCACCGAACTCGCCCAGAACGCCGCGGACGCGGCCGCGGAGGCGGGGGTCGCGGGCGAGCTCACCGTCGCGGTGGAGTCCGGTCGCGACGGTGATGAGCTGCGCGTCGCCAACACGGGTGAGCCGCTGAGTCGCGCCGGGGTCACCACCTTGTGCGCGCTGCGGGCGTCCGAGAAGACCGGCGGCGTGGGCCGGTTCGGGGTGGGCTTCACCGCGGTGACGGCGTTGGGCGACAGCGCGGAGATCCGGTCGCGGCACGGCGGCATCGTGTTCTCGGCGGAGTGCACCCGCGCCGCACTCGCGGAGGCGGGGGTGACGGAACCGGCGGAGGGTGTGCCGATGCTGCGGCTGCCGTGGCCGTCGTCGACCGCGCCGCAGGCGGGTGCGGACACGGAGGTGGTCGTCGGTCTGCACACGGGTGTCGACCCCGCCGCAGTGACGGAGTCGTTCTGCACGGAGGCGCCCGAGCTGCTGCTGGAACTGCCGGCACTCACCGCCATCAGGGTCGGCGACCGACGGTGGACGCGCGTCGATGAGACGATCGGGACCGGCGCACGCGACGGAACCGCTGGGGACGGTGTGCAGGGTGCGGTGCTGTGCTACCGCCGGATCCGGGACTCGGCGGGCGGCGTCGCGACGTGGCTCGAGGCGTCCGTGCCGGGCGCCCGGTGGCTCGTGCGGATGGAGGCCGGCGCAGTGGTGGCCGGGGGGCCGGACGTGGTGCGGGCGCCCACCCGGTCCGACGAGGAACTTTCGCTGCCCGCGCTGCTCATCGTCGACGCGCCGATGGCCCCCGACCGTCGCCGGCTCATGCCCGGTACCGAACTGAGCGCCGCGGCGTCGCACTACCCTGACCTGGTGTGTGCGGCGCCGGCGGGCGACAGGCTGCGCCTGGTGCCGGAAGTCGGTTTTCCGCGAGGGCCGGTCGACGCCCGAGTGCGCGACGACATCACCGCGGCGCTCCGCACCCGTCGATGGCTGCCGACCGTGCAGGGCCGCGACGCGGCCGGTGGAACGGCGATCATCGTCCCGGGCCTCACCGGCGATCTCGCATCGGTGCTGCGCGACACCGTCGACTCTCTGGTGGTGCCGGAGTTCTCGGGACCGCGGGCGCAGGCGCTCCTCGCACCGTATGGGGTGCGGATCCTCGACGCGGCCGGGCTGGTGGAGCTGCTCACCGGCGTGGACCGGCCGCCGTCATGGTGGGGGCGACTGTACGCGGCCCTGGCACCGCTGGCGGCGGACTCGGCGGTACTCGACCAGCTCGGGGCGCTACCGGTTCCCCTCGCCGACGGACGCACCGTCACCGGCCCCCGCACCGTCGTGATCGGCGACGACCTGCCCGCGGACGCGCAGGGCCGGGTTCCGGCGGACGGGGCCTCGGCCGGCGTCGACCCGGACGCGAGCGCCGTCCCGGTGCTGCCCTGGGTGCGGCTCGTCCATCCGGCAGCGGCGCACGGGCTGCTGCTCCGCCTCGGCGCCGCACAGACCGGCACCGGCGAACTTCTGGCCGACCCGGCTTTGCGGGCCGCGGTCGAAGACGAGCTCGAATCGGCGCTCACCGGGGAGTTTCCGGCAGGCGACCGCGACACTCCGGCCGGCGGCGCGGCGGAGGGAGTCAGCGGCCTCGTGGACGCGGTGCTCCGGCTCGTGCGCCTCTCCGCGGCGGGGGACGGGTCGCCGGAGTTTCTGCCGGACTGGCTCGGGATGCTCCCGCTGCCGGATGCGTGCGGCGAGCTGCGCGCGGCCGACGAGCTGTTGGCGCCGGGGGCGCCGCTGGCGGAGGTGCTCGTCGAGGATTCCCCGTTCGGCATACTCGAGGCGGGCGTGGTCGACGAGTATGGGATCGACACGGTTCGCGCCGTCGGCGTGGGCTGGGGATTCAGCGTGGTGCGCGATGACGCGCCCACCGGTCCCGATCACGACCTGGACGAGGAAACCGCCTGGTGGTCGGCTCTGGACGATGAACCCGAGACTCTGGTCGCCGTGCGAGACCTGGACCTGGTGGACCCGCACAGATGGGGTGCGGCGTTGCGGGTGCTGGCGGATGATGCGCGGATCCGGCCGCTGCTCGATGATCGCGACGGCTACACCGCGTGGTGGCTGCGTCGGCACGCGCAGATCGGCGTGACCCCTGTCGCTGCCCTGCGGGGCGACGACCCGACGTTCGAGGGGCTCCTCGACGTCTTTCCCGGGCCGGAAGCATCCGCCGCACACTCGGCGGGGCCATCCGGGGATCTGCGGGCGGCGATGGGCAGAGGCGTCCTCGCCCGCGGAACGGTGGACAGCGTGGGGCTGGCCCGGACGCTGATCCGGCGGCTCGCCGACCCCGCCCGCACGCCGAGTCCCGCGGTCATCGTGCACGCGCACCGGCTGCTGGCCGAGGCGCTGGACGACGGGATGGTCGATCTGGACGACCTCGCACCGCCGGACTTCGTGCGCGCGGTGGACGGCAGCGTCGTGGCCGCGTCGGAGGCACTCGTACTGGACCGTCCCTGGCTCGCGGCGGTGGTGCCGCAGCGGCGATCGGTCGTGGGCACCGTCGCCCGCGCAGGCGCGCTGGCGGATCTGCTGGACGTCGAGACGGCGTCGCGGGCGGTACGGGTGTCGGTGACGTCGTCCGGACGGCGCAGCACCTGGGAGGCGGAGCCCGGCGCGGTCGTCGCTGCGGTGCAAGCCGGTGTCGAGCTGCCGCACGGGGCACTGGTGGTGCACGAAGACGGACTCGCCGTGCACGTCGAGGTGGAGGGCGAGGAGCTGCGCAAGGCGACGGTGCCCTGGTGGATCGACGGCGAGGGCACCGTGCACACCGACGGGGCATGGCAGGCGGCCGTTGCCGGGGTCGCCGCGTCGCAGCGGGGCTGA
- a CDS encoding HNH endonuclease signature motif containing protein: protein MSLHIGLRDLADTDDDAAARAGFIAEGRFEEVFDNLPHGMTDWFANVTVGAARRLACDAAITPIGVDGRGMPLNVGRTRRLASRAQRRALAARDHGCAFPRCDRPPAWCVAHHVWHWADGGPTDLDNLVNLCTEHHRAVHHHGWTVVIDGNDGLPRFLPPAHGRSPSQWVGPDGKALGPPRAAEHSSHRPRTTVT, encoded by the coding sequence TTGAGCCTGCACATCGGTCTGCGCGACCTGGCCGACACCGACGACGACGCGGCCGCCCGGGCCGGGTTCATCGCCGAGGGGCGGTTCGAGGAGGTGTTCGACAACCTTCCGCACGGCATGACCGACTGGTTCGCCAACGTGACGGTCGGCGCGGCGCGACGCCTCGCGTGCGACGCGGCGATCACGCCGATCGGCGTGGACGGCCGGGGCATGCCGCTCAACGTGGGGCGCACCCGGAGGCTGGCCAGCCGGGCCCAGCGCCGCGCACTGGCGGCGCGCGACCATGGGTGCGCATTCCCCCGGTGCGACCGACCGCCCGCATGGTGCGTCGCCCACCACGTGTGGCATTGGGCGGACGGCGGTCCCACAGACCTGGACAACCTGGTCAACTTGTGTACGGAACACCACCGGGCCGTCCACCATCACGGGTGGACCGTCGTGATCGACGGGAACGACGGGCTGCCGCGGTTCCTGCCACCGGCACACGGCCGGTCGCCATCCCAGTGGGTGGGCCCCGACGGCAAGGCGCTCGGGCCGCCGCGCGCCGCAGAGCACTCATCGCACCGACCGCGGACCACCGTCACCTGA
- a CDS encoding DUF222 domain-containing protein, protein MTAGLWRRADADLLGSIVDDAQAMHRAEISSLCKIAELATRDSAQGRFTNIVDHLTSHSTLTIAKARAVVTFAMRMNERPRIFAAVRGGEITKNAATMIVKFLDDPPKAMPADAIDRTENVLIGYARNAGHNRLAAMIDGIRDHYTAVPQGKNPDGNGAGGSGDGDSEGGDTGGDRATPAGPSYGQVRPESRGADDTERNTFFVSRTLGNRYAVRGDLDSETGERLVTALSPLSAPRPEPDGTRDRRTAAKRRADGLAEFLRRHSQCDGAAAGSPAPEDSPRTRIASETTWTPARAGHAAAVPPPPPEGAAAPAHAAAPAGRVHPGAGNPRPRPMTWAAAQAPARH, encoded by the coding sequence ATGACAGCCGGCCTGTGGCGGCGCGCGGACGCGGATCTGCTCGGATCGATCGTGGACGACGCACAGGCGATGCACCGTGCCGAGATCTCTTCGTTGTGCAAGATCGCCGAGCTCGCGACGCGCGACTCCGCCCAGGGGCGGTTCACCAACATCGTCGATCATCTGACGTCCCACAGCACGCTCACGATCGCGAAGGCCCGCGCCGTGGTCACCTTCGCCATGCGCATGAACGAGCGCCCGCGGATCTTCGCCGCGGTACGCGGCGGCGAGATCACGAAGAACGCCGCGACGATGATCGTGAAGTTCCTCGACGATCCGCCGAAGGCGATGCCTGCGGACGCTATCGACCGTACGGAGAACGTGCTCATCGGTTACGCGCGCAACGCCGGCCACAACAGGCTCGCCGCGATGATCGATGGCATCCGTGATCACTACACCGCAGTACCTCAGGGCAAGAACCCGGATGGGAACGGTGCTGGGGGATCCGGGGACGGTGATTCCGAAGGCGGTGATACCGGCGGCGACCGCGCGACCCCGGCGGGCCCGTCATACGGCCAGGTCCGGCCGGAGAGCCGGGGCGCTGACGACACCGAACGCAACACCTTTTTCGTTTCACGCACGCTCGGCAACCGGTACGCAGTGCGCGGGGATCTGGATTCCGAAACAGGTGAGCGCCTGGTCACGGCACTCTCGCCGTTGTCGGCTCCGCGGCCGGAGCCGGACGGCACGCGCGACCGCCGCACGGCCGCCAAGCGCCGTGCCGATGGTCTCGCCGAGTTCCTGCGTCGCCACTCCCAGTGCGACGGGGCCGCGGCGGGCTCGCCGGCGCCCGAAGACTCCCCACGCACCCGCATCGCCTCGGAGACGACGTGGACTCCGGCGCGGGCCGGACACGCCGCTGCGGTGCCCCCACCACCCCCGGAGGGAGCCGCGGCGCCGGCCCACGCCGCAGCACCGGCCGGGCGGGTACACCCGGGTGCGGGCAACCCTCGGCCGCGTCCCATGACCTGGGCGGCGGCGCAGGCACCGGCACGACATTGA
- a CDS encoding TrmH family RNA methyltransferase: MVNVIDISDADDPRIDDYRNLNSSDRRPDLPGGKGLVIAEGVLVVQRMIASRFAPHSLLGVDRRLQELGSALDAVDVPFYRVPTEVMDECIGFHLNRGVLAAARRAPEPHLDTVLDGARTVAMLEGVNDHENIGSMFRNATGLGIDAVLFGARCADPLYRRAVRVSMGHVLRLPFTHIPEWPAGIDEVRSRGFTVVALTPDPEVPMLTEVLHDRGPTDRVALLVGAEGPGLRKHTMNACDARARIPMAPGTDSLNVATAAAVAFYERLRSMQMADAR, translated from the coding sequence GTGGTCAACGTCATCGACATCAGCGACGCCGACGATCCGCGGATCGACGACTATCGCAACCTCAATTCCTCGGATCGGCGGCCGGACCTGCCCGGGGGCAAGGGACTGGTGATCGCCGAGGGCGTGCTCGTGGTGCAGCGGATGATCGCGTCGCGGTTCGCGCCGCACTCTCTGCTCGGAGTGGACCGGCGGCTGCAGGAGCTGGGCAGCGCCCTCGACGCGGTCGACGTCCCCTTCTACCGGGTGCCCACCGAGGTCATGGACGAGTGCATCGGGTTCCACCTGAACAGGGGGGTGCTCGCCGCCGCGCGCCGGGCCCCGGAACCTCACCTCGACACGGTGCTCGACGGAGCGCGCACGGTAGCGATGCTCGAGGGCGTGAATGACCACGAGAACATCGGGTCGATGTTCCGCAATGCGACGGGGCTGGGGATCGACGCCGTCCTCTTCGGTGCGCGATGCGCGGACCCGCTCTACCGGCGCGCGGTGCGCGTGTCGATGGGGCACGTGCTGCGTCTCCCGTTCACGCACATCCCCGAGTGGCCGGCGGGAATCGACGAGGTGCGGTCGCGGGGGTTCACCGTGGTCGCGTTGACCCCGGATCCGGAGGTTCCCATGCTCACCGAGGTGCTCCACGACCGCGGACCGACAGACCGGGTGGCCCTGCTCGTGGGGGCGGAGGGGCCGGGGTTGCGGAAGCACACCATGAACGCGTGCGATGCGCGGGCGCGCATTCCGATGGCTCCGGGGACGGACTCCCTCAATGTCGCCACGGCGGCGGCGGTCGCGTTCTACGAGCGCCTGCGGAGCATGCAGATGGCCGACGCGAGGTGA
- a CDS encoding DUF2537 domain-containing protein has protein sequence MHRGSADWRVGTEAAARYPAAGMVASTMMAAWTAVFVAVVGLGLSAVSSWLAIAVNVVVVGAAAPAVRRWRHATTVRWIVWGVVPGAILGWAALAVLAL, from the coding sequence GTGCATCGCGGCTCGGCGGATTGGCGGGTCGGCACGGAGGCGGCGGCGCGGTATCCGGCCGCCGGGATGGTGGCCTCGACCATGATGGCCGCCTGGACCGCGGTGTTCGTCGCCGTCGTCGGCCTGGGGTTGAGCGCCGTGTCCTCGTGGCTGGCGATCGCCGTCAACGTCGTGGTGGTGGGCGCGGCGGCCCCCGCCGTCCGTCGGTGGCGGCATGCCACGACGGTGCGCTGGATCGTGTGGGGCGTCGTGCCGGGGGCTATCCTCGGGTGGGCTGCGCTGGCCGTGCTCGCACTGTAG
- a CDS encoding NCS2 family permease, with translation MADDNAAQAEPAAESGSGAAPKPPSRLPAVDAFFKITERGSTYTREIRGGVVTFVTMAYIIVLNPLILGSFSEDDAAAHKDVLGNILPVGQVAAVTALVAGVMTIAFGLIAKYPFGFAAGLGINTLLAVSIVPQVTWPEAMGLVVIDGIIIVILAATGFRTSVFNAIPAQLKSAIAVGIGLFIAFIGLVDAGFVRRIPDSANTTVPVGLGINGSIASWPTALFVFGLLLMGVLVARKVRGGLLIGIVVTTVLAFIVEQIWHIGSSASTGPEGWSMSVPDIPGTLASLPDLSLVGEFSFGAFARIGVLSASLLVFTLVLANFFDAMGTMTGLGKEAGLADKDGTLPGMGKALIVEGTGAIAGGAGSASSNTVFVDSASGIADGARTGLANIVTGLLFIAAMFLTPLYEVVPLEAAAPALVVVGAMMMSQIKDIDFGRFDVALPAFLTIVTMPFTYSIANGIGVGFITWVVLAAATGKARKTHPLMWLVAIAFVAYFAVGPITDAVT, from the coding sequence ATGGCAGACGACAACGCAGCGCAGGCGGAGCCCGCGGCGGAATCCGGCAGCGGCGCCGCGCCGAAACCTCCGAGCCGGCTGCCCGCCGTCGACGCCTTCTTCAAGATCACCGAACGCGGCTCCACCTACACGCGTGAGATCCGCGGCGGCGTCGTCACGTTCGTCACCATGGCGTACATCATCGTGCTCAACCCGCTGATCCTCGGCAGTTTCAGCGAGGACGACGCGGCGGCGCACAAGGACGTGCTCGGCAACATCCTTCCGGTCGGGCAGGTTGCCGCGGTGACGGCGCTGGTGGCGGGCGTGATGACCATCGCGTTCGGGCTCATCGCCAAGTATCCGTTCGGATTCGCGGCAGGGCTGGGCATCAACACGTTGCTGGCGGTCTCCATCGTCCCGCAGGTCACCTGGCCGGAGGCGATGGGCCTGGTCGTCATCGACGGCATCATCATCGTCATCCTCGCCGCCACCGGGTTCCGGACCTCTGTGTTCAATGCGATCCCCGCGCAGCTCAAATCGGCTATCGCCGTGGGCATCGGACTGTTCATCGCGTTCATCGGCCTGGTGGATGCGGGTTTCGTGCGGCGCATCCCGGACTCCGCCAACACCACGGTTCCGGTGGGGCTGGGCATCAACGGGTCGATCGCCTCCTGGCCGACCGCGCTGTTCGTCTTCGGACTGCTGCTGATGGGGGTGCTCGTCGCACGGAAGGTGCGCGGCGGACTGCTGATCGGCATCGTTGTCACCACGGTTCTCGCCTTCATCGTCGAACAGATCTGGCACATCGGGTCCTCCGCGAGCACCGGCCCTGAGGGCTGGAGTATGTCGGTGCCGGACATCCCGGGCACGCTGGCCAGCCTGCCGGATCTGAGCCTGGTGGGGGAGTTCAGTTTCGGCGCATTCGCGCGCATCGGCGTGCTCTCGGCATCGCTGTTGGTGTTCACGCTGGTTCTCGCCAACTTCTTCGACGCCATGGGCACGATGACGGGGCTGGGCAAGGAGGCGGGCCTGGCCGACAAGGATGGCACCCTGCCCGGCATGGGGAAGGCGCTGATCGTCGAGGGGACGGGCGCGATCGCGGGCGGCGCCGGCTCCGCGTCGTCGAACACGGTCTTCGTCGACTCGGCGTCGGGGATCGCCGACGGCGCCCGAACAGGGCTCGCGAACATCGTCACCGGATTGCTGTTCATCGCCGCGATGTTCCTGACGCCGCTCTACGAGGTGGTTCCGCTCGAGGCCGCGGCGCCCGCGCTGGTGGTGGTCGGCGCCATGATGATGAGCCAGATCAAGGACATCGACTTCGGCCGGTTCGACGTGGCGCTGCCCGCATTCCTCACCATCGTGACGATGCCGTTCACCTACTCGATCGCGAACGGCATCGGCGTCGGCTTCATCACGTGGGTGGTGCTGGCCGCGGCCACAGGAAAAGCCCGCAAGACGCATCCGCTGATGTGGCTGGTGGCGATCGCATTCGTCGCGTACTTCGCGGTCGGCCCGATCACGGACGCCGTGACCTGA